A region from the Achromobacter seleniivolatilans genome encodes:
- a CDS encoding VTT domain-containing protein, with amino-acid sequence MTELFTWLTSEQGLMALLTQNWVLGTVIIAAVIFVETGLVVMPFLPGDSLLFAAGAFLGVAGIDPLVSLAVIIAAAIAGDALNYTIASSRFGQRLAHSRWIKPAHLERARDYFARYGAMTITVARFVPIVRTLAPFVAGLSQMPRRTFYAYNVIGGVLWCSLMVMGGYWMGSIPWVRANLHWVSVIIIGLSVIPMGLHGLQVRRQAARS; translated from the coding sequence ATGACGGAACTATTTACGTGGTTGACTAGCGAGCAAGGCTTGATGGCGCTGTTGACCCAGAACTGGGTGCTGGGCACGGTCATCATTGCCGCCGTCATCTTTGTTGAGACGGGGTTGGTCGTGATGCCGTTCTTGCCAGGTGATTCATTGTTATTCGCGGCCGGTGCATTCTTGGGCGTGGCGGGCATCGATCCCCTGGTATCGCTGGCGGTAATCATCGCCGCCGCTATCGCTGGCGACGCATTGAACTACACCATCGCGTCGTCTCGGTTTGGGCAAAGGTTGGCGCATAGCCGATGGATCAAGCCCGCCCATCTGGAGCGCGCGCGCGATTATTTTGCGCGTTACGGCGCGATGACGATTACGGTGGCGCGTTTTGTGCCTATCGTTCGCACGCTGGCTCCGTTTGTGGCCGGGCTTTCACAGATGCCGCGCCGCACGTTTTATGCGTACAACGTGATTGGCGGCGTGCTGTGGTGTTCGTTGATGGTGATGGGCGGCTATTGGATGGGATCGATTCCCTGGGTGCGCGCAAACCTGCATTGGGTGTCAGTCATCATTATTGGCTTGTCCGTGATTCCGATGGGGCTGCACGGGCTGCAAGTGCGGCGGCAGGCCGCGCGCTCTTGA
- a CDS encoding ArnT family glycosyltransferase, with protein sequence MKSAARPRDAQWVFPGWAVLLCLAAWLAALAWARWLTLPDEGRYAGVAWEMLRSHSPMVPLLDGMPYFHKPPLYYWLAQISYALFGVHEFSARVPSLLGAWGAGAGLYAFVSRYRNVAQARWAVVILGLMPLFFGAAQFANMDMLVASMITLCVLAAADTALRRELGRPFRGMSIATGVFAALAVLAKGLIGLALPGAIVLAWLLLRRDWRGMRALLWVPALLAFAVVAVPWFWLMQVKFPGFYHYFFVYQHFERFAQSGFNNAQPFWFYVPIVAGLAMPWAIWGAAFFKPAFWREADPHGLRRLMAIWVAVVMVFFSIPQSKLIGYVLPVFPPLALLISERIAPAWAAGKRRGIQIATGVAAVICLAAIVVAASNPRGSVGPAMNNLRQAMQAKDQHIALHSLPFDLGFYTQAEQPQWIVDDWKNPEIPTRDNWRKELYDAAEFDPVMGKRVLINAEDMRTRLCQASDGTRYWIWGNKEDGSRYVPINGVAPNFAGDKWLVWRIDIDAAFRQRVCAGVPAG encoded by the coding sequence ATGAAATCCGCCGCCCGCCCGCGTGACGCGCAATGGGTCTTTCCTGGTTGGGCGGTATTGCTGTGCCTGGCAGCATGGCTTGCCGCGCTGGCCTGGGCACGCTGGCTGACTCTGCCTGACGAAGGGCGCTATGCCGGTGTGGCCTGGGAAATGTTGCGCAGCCACTCGCCTATGGTGCCCTTGCTCGACGGCATGCCGTATTTTCACAAACCGCCCTTGTATTACTGGCTGGCCCAGATCAGCTACGCGCTGTTCGGCGTGCATGAATTCAGCGCGCGCGTGCCGTCGCTGCTCGGTGCGTGGGGCGCGGGTGCTGGGCTGTACGCCTTCGTGTCGCGCTATCGCAATGTGGCTCAGGCACGCTGGGCGGTAGTTATTCTAGGCCTGATGCCACTGTTCTTTGGCGCGGCTCAATTTGCCAATATGGACATGCTGGTGGCCAGCATGATCACGTTGTGCGTACTGGCCGCGGCCGATACCGCATTGCGGCGGGAGCTGGGGCGGCCATTTCGCGGCATGTCGATCGCGACAGGCGTCTTTGCTGCGCTGGCGGTGCTGGCCAAGGGGCTGATCGGGTTGGCGCTGCCGGGCGCGATTGTGCTGGCGTGGTTGCTGCTGCGGCGCGATTGGCGTGGCATGCGTGCCCTGTTGTGGGTGCCGGCGCTGCTGGCGTTCGCTGTGGTGGCCGTGCCGTGGTTCTGGCTGATGCAGGTGAAGTTTCCGGGTTTCTATCACTACTTTTTCGTCTACCAGCACTTTGAACGCTTTGCGCAGAGCGGCTTTAATAATGCGCAGCCGTTTTGGTTTTACGTGCCGATAGTGGCGGGGCTGGCCATGCCCTGGGCGATTTGGGGCGCGGCATTTTTCAAGCCCGCGTTCTGGCGCGAGGCTGACCCGCATGGGCTGCGGCGTTTGATGGCAATTTGGGTCGCAGTCGTAATGGTGTTTTTTTCCATTCCGCAATCCAAATTGATCGGCTACGTGCTGCCGGTGTTTCCCCCTTTGGCACTGCTGATCAGCGAGCGCATTGCGCCGGCCTGGGCGGCCGGTAAGCGCCGGGGGATACAAATTGCGACTGGTGTGGCGGCGGTGATTTGCCTGGCGGCAATAGTCGTGGCGGCATCTAATCCGCGGGGTAGCGTTGGCCCGGCGATGAACAATCTGCGGCAGGCTATGCAGGCCAAAGACCAGCACATTGCGCTGCATAGCCTGCCATTTGATTTAGGCTTTTACACGCAAGCCGAGCAACCGCAGTGGATCGTGGATGACTGGAAAAATCCGGAGATTCCCACCCGTGATAACTGGCGCAAGGAGCTTTACGATGCAGCGGAGTTTGACCCGGTCATGGGCAAGCGTGTGCTGATTAACGCCGAGGATATGCGGACCCGTCTTTGCCAGGCCTCGGATGGGACGAGATACTGGATCTGGGGCAACAAAGAAGACGGCTCGCGTTATGTGCCAATCAACGGTGTAGCGCCGAATTTCGCAGGCGATAAGTGGTTGGTCTGGCGCATTGATATTGATGCGGCTTTCCGTCAGCGGGTTTGCGCCGGCGTGCCGGCGGGTTAG
- a CDS encoding NADP-dependent isocitrate dehydrogenase: MSLTPKIIYTLTDEAPALATRSLLPIVQAFAKPAGITVETRDISLAGRIIALFPDYLEDSQKLSDALAELGALAVKPEANIIKLPNISASMPQLKAAIKELQDQGYKLPDYPDAPANDTERDVKVRYDKVKGSAVNPVLREGNSDRRAPLSVKNYARKHPHKMGAWSADSKSHVSHMSEGDFYGTEKSALIADAGDVKIELTAADGTKTVLKEKTPVKAGEIIDAAVLSTAKLKSFLQAQIDDAKTTGVLFSVHLKATMMKVSDPVIFGHVVSVFYKDVLAKHAAVLKQAGFDANNGIGDLYAKIQSLPADQQAAITADIDAAYKTLPQLAMVNSDKGITNLHVPSDVIVDASMPAMIRDSGKMWNAEGQLQDTKAVIPDRSYAGVYQAVIEDCKKHGAFNPVTMGSVPNVGLMAQAAEEYGSHNKTFVVPASGTVRVTDASGKVLLEQAVEAGDLWRMCQTKDAAIQDWVKLAVTRARASKTPAVFWLDEKRAHDAQVIAKVKQYLNDHDTSGLDLRILDPVEATKFSVKRIREGLDTISVTGNVLRDYLTDLFPIMELGTSAKMLSIVPLVAGGGLFETGAGGSAPKHVQQFLEEGFLRWDSLGEFMALAESLDHLGRTYKNPTAQILAKTLDQATAKFLDENKSPDRKVGGLDNRGSHFYLAMYWAQAVAAQTDDRALAAQFAGAAGAFAEAETKIVEELKAAQGKPVDIGGYYQPNEAKASQAMRPSATLNQVLASIG, from the coding sequence ATGTCTCTTACTCCGAAGATTATCTACACCCTCACCGATGAAGCTCCGGCGCTTGCAACCCGTTCGCTGCTGCCCATCGTCCAAGCATTCGCCAAGCCCGCAGGCATCACGGTCGAAACCCGCGACATCTCGCTGGCCGGCCGCATCATCGCTCTCTTCCCGGACTACCTGGAAGACAGCCAGAAGCTGTCCGACGCGCTGGCCGAACTCGGCGCTCTGGCCGTCAAGCCCGAAGCCAACATCATCAAGCTGCCCAACATCAGCGCCTCGATGCCCCAACTGAAGGCGGCCATCAAGGAACTGCAAGACCAGGGCTACAAGCTGCCGGACTACCCGGACGCCCCCGCCAATGACACCGAGCGCGACGTCAAGGTCCGCTACGACAAGGTCAAGGGCAGCGCCGTGAACCCGGTTCTGCGCGAAGGCAACTCCGACCGCCGCGCTCCGCTGTCGGTCAAGAACTACGCGCGCAAGCACCCGCACAAGATGGGCGCCTGGTCCGCTGATTCGAAGTCGCACGTGTCGCACATGTCCGAAGGCGATTTCTACGGCACTGAAAAGTCTGCCCTGATCGCCGACGCCGGCGACGTCAAGATTGAACTGACCGCCGCCGACGGCACGAAGACCGTGCTGAAGGAAAAGACCCCGGTCAAGGCCGGCGAGATCATCGACGCCGCTGTGCTGTCGACCGCCAAGCTGAAGTCCTTCCTGCAAGCCCAGATCGACGACGCCAAGACCACCGGCGTGTTGTTCTCGGTGCACCTGAAGGCCACGATGATGAAGGTCTCCGACCCCGTCATCTTCGGCCACGTTGTGTCCGTGTTCTACAAAGACGTGCTGGCCAAGCACGCCGCCGTGTTGAAGCAAGCCGGTTTCGATGCCAACAACGGCATCGGCGATCTGTACGCCAAGATCCAATCGCTGCCTGCTGACCAGCAAGCCGCCATCACCGCCGACATCGACGCCGCCTACAAGACGCTGCCGCAACTGGCCATGGTGAATTCCGACAAGGGCATCACCAACCTGCACGTGCCCAGCGACGTGATTGTTGACGCGTCCATGCCCGCCATGATTCGCGACTCCGGCAAAATGTGGAACGCCGAAGGCCAGCTGCAAGACACCAAGGCCGTGATCCCTGATCGCAGCTACGCTGGCGTCTACCAGGCTGTCATCGAAGACTGCAAGAAGCATGGCGCCTTCAATCCGGTCACGATGGGCAGCGTGCCCAACGTTGGCCTGATGGCCCAAGCCGCTGAAGAATACGGCTCCCACAACAAGACCTTCGTCGTGCCGGCATCCGGCACCGTGCGCGTCACCGACGCGTCTGGCAAGGTCTTGCTGGAACAAGCCGTGGAAGCCGGCGACCTCTGGCGCATGTGCCAGACCAAAGACGCCGCGATTCAAGACTGGGTCAAGCTGGCCGTTACCCGCGCCCGCGCCTCCAAGACGCCCGCCGTTTTCTGGCTGGACGAAAAGCGCGCCCACGACGCCCAGGTCATCGCCAAGGTCAAGCAATACCTGAACGATCACGACACGAGCGGCCTGGACTTGCGCATTCTGGACCCGGTTGAAGCCACCAAGTTCTCGGTCAAGCGTATCCGTGAAGGCCTGGACACCATCTCGGTAACCGGCAACGTGTTGCGCGACTACCTGACCGACCTGTTCCCCATCATGGAACTGGGCACCAGCGCCAAGATGCTGTCGATCGTGCCGCTGGTTGCCGGTGGCGGCCTGTTTGAAACCGGCGCCGGCGGTTCGGCTCCGAAGCACGTGCAGCAATTCCTGGAAGAAGGTTTCCTGCGCTGGGATTCGCTGGGCGAATTCATGGCGCTGGCGGAATCGCTGGATCACCTGGGCCGTACGTACAAGAACCCGACCGCTCAAATCCTGGCCAAGACGCTGGATCAAGCCACCGCCAAGTTCCTGGACGAAAACAAGTCGCCGGACCGCAAGGTTGGTGGCCTGGACAACCGCGGCAGCCACTTCTACCTGGCCATGTACTGGGCCCAGGCCGTGGCCGCGCAAACCGACGACCGCGCACTGGCTGCCCAGTTTGCGGGCGCGGCCGGCGCGTTTGCCGAAGCCGAAACCAAGATTGTGGAAGAGCTGAAGGCTGCCCAAGGCAAGCCGGTTGATATTGGCGGCTACTACCAGCCCAACGAAGCCAAGGCCAGCCAGGCCATGCGCCCCAGCGCCACGCTGAACCAAGTGCTGGCCTCTATCGGCTAA
- a CDS encoding efflux RND transporter permease subunit, translated as MSFTDFFIRRPVLTTAFALLIALIGLRALLDLPLRQYPRIESAVITVTTEYPGASAELMQGFVTTTLAQAVATTQGVEYLTSSSDQGRSTINAYLRLNSNSDTALTEVLAKVNEVRYLLPDDAYDPVVQRQSPGAIGVVYAGFTAPQGQALTGITDYLLRVARPMLTTIDGVAAVNVLGSQALSMRIWLDPLRMGAHGITTADVESALQNNNYQAAPGQLRDALVVSNVRADTSLDSVQGFRELVVKRGASLVRLEDIATVEIGAQSRNQITGMNGEPAVFLEVMATPGGNPLTISREARRILNDLDLPAGAKMAIPYDVTVFIDAAINNVLGKFGIASLEVVLVIFIFLGSVRAVAVPVLSIPLSLLGAAAIMLALGYSLNLLTLLAMVLAIGLVVDDAIVVVENVHRRMEEGESPRDAAINGAREIVGPVLTMAATLVAVYAPLGLIGGLTGALFSEFAFTLAAAVSVSAVVALTVSPMVASKLLRRQTPSRYAVAVEHATARLVSAYDRMLGRLLRDTRLVLLIGAGVLASLPILFNGLQSELVPAEDQGEIIVDMKAPQASSLEFLESEAKRVEAALLALPEAAHVYMVSGSGGALNKGWAGAMLTPWGDRQRDAATIMADLQAALPGIEGIAASAFLPAPLPGSIGGFPVQFVVSSPASHHAVYEAMEKVKEAARHSGKFIFVDSDLIFSNPTTLVRIDRSKAHDLGLNMKEIGDTLARLVGESYVNRFGAQGRSYDVIPQAPRHLRLTAESLDLFHVRTATGGQVPLSTVVSLEQGVEANALTQFNQLNSATLVAIPAPGVPLGQAVEFLQNEAASLPAGFQTSFLGESRQYLQEQGGFALTFAFALVFIFLVLAAQFESARDPVLILTTVPLAACGALAAMFFGLGTLNIYTQIGLVTLIGLITKHGILIVEFANIEQRTKGLDRVQAVRAAAATRIRPILMTTAAMVGGLMPLLFANGAGAGSQRAIATVLVAGLLVGTLFTLFVLPAVYARFGRDLASAPAAGRPDHAANQIPALPGNP; from the coding sequence ATGTCATTCACCGACTTCTTCATCCGCCGCCCCGTTCTGACCACCGCTTTCGCGCTGCTCATCGCGCTGATCGGACTGCGCGCGTTGCTCGATCTGCCGCTGCGCCAGTACCCGCGCATCGAAAGCGCCGTAATCACGGTCACCACGGAATACCCGGGCGCATCCGCCGAACTGATGCAGGGCTTTGTCACGACGACGCTGGCGCAGGCCGTAGCCACCACGCAAGGCGTGGAGTACCTGACGTCCTCGTCCGACCAGGGCCGCAGCACCATCAATGCCTACCTGCGGCTGAACAGCAATTCCGACACTGCCCTGACCGAGGTGCTGGCCAAGGTCAATGAGGTTCGATATTTACTGCCCGACGACGCTTATGACCCGGTAGTGCAGCGCCAGTCCCCCGGTGCAATCGGAGTGGTGTACGCAGGTTTCACCGCGCCGCAGGGGCAGGCATTGACGGGCATCACCGACTATCTGCTGCGTGTCGCGCGGCCCATGCTGACCACGATTGATGGCGTTGCCGCCGTGAACGTGCTGGGTTCGCAGGCACTGTCGATGCGCATCTGGCTCGACCCGCTGCGCATGGGCGCCCACGGCATCACCACCGCCGACGTTGAATCGGCCCTGCAAAACAACAACTACCAGGCCGCGCCCGGCCAGTTGCGTGACGCGCTGGTGGTCAGCAACGTGCGGGCGGACACCAGCCTGGACAGCGTCCAAGGCTTTCGTGAACTGGTCGTCAAGCGTGGCGCCAGCCTTGTGCGGCTGGAAGACATTGCCACCGTAGAAATTGGCGCCCAGAGCCGCAACCAGATCACCGGCATGAACGGCGAACCCGCCGTGTTCCTGGAAGTCATGGCGACCCCCGGCGGCAACCCGCTGACGATATCCCGCGAAGCACGGCGCATCTTGAATGACCTGGACTTGCCTGCCGGCGCCAAGATGGCGATTCCCTACGACGTCACCGTCTTCATCGACGCCGCAATCAACAATGTTCTGGGCAAGTTCGGCATCGCCAGTTTGGAAGTCGTTCTGGTGATTTTCATCTTCCTGGGCTCGGTACGCGCGGTAGCCGTGCCCGTGTTGAGCATCCCGCTGTCATTGCTAGGCGCAGCCGCCATCATGCTGGCATTGGGCTACAGCCTGAATCTGCTGACATTGCTGGCAATGGTTTTGGCCATTGGCCTGGTCGTGGACGACGCGATCGTGGTGGTAGAAAACGTACACCGGCGCATGGAAGAAGGTGAATCCCCGCGCGATGCCGCCATCAATGGCGCACGTGAAATCGTCGGCCCGGTGCTGACCATGGCCGCCACGCTGGTCGCCGTGTACGCCCCGTTGGGATTGATCGGCGGGCTGACGGGCGCATTATTCAGCGAATTTGCGTTCACACTGGCTGCGGCCGTATCCGTCTCTGCCGTAGTTGCCCTGACCGTATCTCCCATGGTGGCCTCGAAGCTATTGCGCCGCCAAACGCCAAGCCGCTACGCCGTCGCGGTAGAACACGCCACCGCAAGGCTCGTCAGCGCCTACGACCGCATGCTGGGCCGTCTGCTGCGCGATACGAGGCTGGTCCTGCTGATCGGCGCGGGCGTGCTCGCCAGCTTGCCCATCCTGTTCAATGGTTTGCAATCGGAGCTGGTACCCGCTGAAGATCAGGGCGAAATCATTGTCGACATGAAGGCGCCGCAGGCCAGCAGCCTGGAGTTTCTGGAAAGCGAAGCAAAGCGTGTAGAGGCCGCATTGCTGGCCCTGCCAGAAGCCGCCCACGTGTACATGGTGTCGGGTAGCGGCGGCGCGCTCAACAAGGGGTGGGCTGGCGCCATGCTGACGCCTTGGGGCGACCGCCAACGCGACGCCGCCACCATCATGGCCGACCTGCAAGCCGCCCTGCCCGGCATCGAAGGCATCGCGGCATCCGCTTTCTTGCCTGCGCCCCTGCCGGGCTCTATCGGCGGGTTTCCCGTGCAATTTGTCGTGTCCTCTCCTGCCAGCCACCATGCCGTATACGAGGCGATGGAAAAGGTGAAAGAAGCTGCCCGCCACAGCGGCAAATTCATTTTCGTGGACTCCGACCTGATCTTCAGTAATCCGACCACCCTGGTGCGGATTGACCGGTCCAAGGCGCACGACCTGGGACTGAACATGAAGGAGATCGGTGACACCCTGGCTCGCCTGGTGGGGGAATCCTATGTCAACCGATTTGGAGCACAGGGCCGCTCGTACGACGTGATCCCGCAGGCTCCCCGCCACCTGCGTTTGACGGCCGAATCGCTGGACCTGTTCCACGTCCGCACGGCCACCGGTGGCCAGGTGCCGCTCTCTACGGTCGTATCGCTGGAACAAGGCGTAGAGGCCAATGCGCTGACCCAATTCAACCAGCTGAACAGCGCCACACTGGTCGCCATTCCCGCGCCGGGCGTGCCCTTGGGCCAAGCGGTTGAGTTCCTGCAAAACGAAGCCGCCAGTTTGCCCGCCGGGTTCCAGACCAGCTTCCTGGGGGAATCACGCCAATACCTGCAAGAGCAAGGCGGCTTCGCCCTGACCTTCGCCTTTGCGCTGGTCTTTATCTTCCTGGTGCTGGCCGCGCAATTTGAAAGTGCACGCGATCCGGTGCTGATTCTGACCACCGTCCCGTTGGCAGCGTGCGGCGCATTGGCAGCCATGTTCTTCGGACTCGGCACGTTGAATATCTACACGCAGATTGGACTCGTCACTCTGATTGGCCTGATCACCAAACACGGCATTCTGATCGTCGAATTCGCCAATATCGAGCAAAGAACCAAGGGCCTGGACCGCGTGCAAGCCGTGCGCGCCGCAGCCGCCACCCGCATCCGCCCCATCTTGATGACCACCGCGGCAATGGTGGGCGGCTTGATGCCGCTGCTGTTCGCGAATGGCGCTGGCGCAGGCAGCCAGCGGGCGATCGCCACCGTACTGGTCGCCGGACTGCTGGTGGGCACGCTGTTCACGCTGTTTGTGTTGCCCGCCGTTTACGCGCGCTTCGGCCGAGACCTTGCCAGCGCGCCTGCTGCGGGCAGGCCTGACCACGCCGCCAACCAGATTCCCGCTTTGCCCGGAAACCCTTGA
- a CDS encoding efflux RND transporter periplasmic adaptor subunit, producing MELMSQHPDFSPTRGAANRKLALAALLVLATIGGLYFYDTQRKTAIAAQTATGGAAAPVPVVAAPVHIKAVPISLQAIGTVVADNQVLVAPEIAGRVTAIHFTSGQHVTAGTPLAQLNDAPIQRELERHRASAMLARANLDRAKRLHGQTMSRADYEQYVAAYAEARAQVAQSEEDAAHRLVRAPFTGTLGVRQVNLGQYVEAGTPIATLTDTRLLHVDFTLPDRYRSALRLGLDVSIASEGSADAPLTGKLTAIDPQIDAGNRALRLRATLGPEAAGKVWPGAFTPISVTLPSGPATVTVPAAAVQSSLAGETVFAVQDDGGNARARLISVQSGARQDGSVALLGTSLRDGELVIVAGQINIQDGSPVLVRQAD from the coding sequence ATGGAACTCATGTCTCAGCATCCTGATTTTTCTCCTACTCGCGGGGCGGCCAATCGCAAGCTCGCGTTGGCTGCCCTGCTTGTGCTTGCTACTATCGGCGGCCTTTATTTCTACGATACCCAGCGCAAAACCGCCATCGCGGCGCAAACGGCAACGGGCGGCGCCGCAGCGCCAGTGCCAGTCGTGGCCGCCCCCGTTCATATCAAGGCCGTGCCAATAAGCCTGCAAGCGATTGGCACCGTGGTGGCAGACAACCAAGTATTGGTCGCCCCCGAAATCGCCGGCCGCGTGACGGCAATCCACTTCACCAGCGGCCAACACGTGACGGCGGGCACGCCGCTGGCGCAATTGAACGACGCCCCCATTCAACGCGAACTGGAACGTCACCGCGCGTCGGCCATGTTGGCGCGAGCCAATCTGGACCGCGCCAAGCGTCTGCATGGCCAAACCATGTCGCGCGCTGATTACGAACAGTATGTGGCCGCCTACGCTGAAGCCCGGGCCCAAGTCGCGCAAAGCGAGGAAGACGCCGCCCACCGCTTGGTGCGCGCGCCGTTCACAGGCACATTGGGCGTGCGGCAGGTCAACCTTGGCCAGTATGTAGAAGCCGGTACGCCTATCGCCACCTTGACTGACACGCGACTGCTGCACGTGGACTTCACGCTGCCGGACCGCTACCGGTCCGCTCTGCGCTTGGGGCTGGACGTATCCATCGCCAGCGAAGGGAGCGCCGATGCGCCTTTGACGGGCAAGCTTACCGCCATCGATCCGCAGATCGATGCGGGCAATCGCGCCCTGCGGCTACGCGCCACGCTAGGCCCGGAAGCGGCAGGAAAGGTTTGGCCCGGCGCCTTCACGCCTATCAGCGTGACACTGCCGTCCGGCCCCGCCACGGTCACCGTGCCTGCGGCCGCCGTGCAGAGCAGCCTGGCCGGCGAGACGGTCTTTGCCGTGCAAGACGACGGCGGCAACGCCCGTGCCCGATTGATCTCTGTGCAGTCCGGTGCCCGCCAGGATGGCTCGGTCGCATTGCTGGGTACCAGCCTGCGCGACGGCGAACTCGTCATCGTCGCGGGCCAGATAAACATTCAGGACGGTTCCCCAGTCCTTGTGCGCCAAGCCGACTGA
- a CDS encoding ABC transporter permease, translating into MDVIKLQALDLVIASFLVLLCAAISFALRLNLQRQVLWAAIRTVVQLLLVGHILRIVFAHAAPWLTALVVAVMMALAAREVAARPKARLAGHGNGWVGTLAVAGTTLITALFILNTALRPDPWYDPRYAIALVGIVLGSVLNAASLALDGVLSGVRREKLAIEARLSLGATPQQAFSSLLRESVRRGIVPSINQMSAAGIITLPGIMTGQIIAGMDPIDAAKYQILLMFLLCGASGMAAMGAAYGAMRRLTDERGRLRLDRLAVSK; encoded by the coding sequence ATGGACGTAATCAAATTGCAGGCGCTGGATCTGGTGATCGCCTCGTTCCTGGTGCTTTTATGTGCGGCGATTTCCTTCGCGCTGCGTTTGAATCTGCAACGGCAGGTCTTGTGGGCGGCGATACGCACGGTGGTGCAGTTGCTGCTGGTTGGCCATATTTTGCGGATCGTGTTTGCACACGCGGCGCCGTGGCTGACCGCCTTGGTGGTGGCCGTGATGATGGCGCTGGCCGCGCGTGAAGTGGCGGCGCGCCCCAAGGCGCGGCTGGCGGGCCATGGCAATGGCTGGGTGGGCACCTTGGCGGTGGCGGGCACAACGCTGATTACTGCGCTGTTCATCCTGAACACCGCGCTGCGCCCAGACCCCTGGTATGACCCGCGCTATGCGATTGCGCTGGTAGGTATTGTGCTGGGCAGTGTGCTGAATGCGGCCAGTTTGGCGTTGGATGGCGTGCTGTCGGGCGTACGCCGCGAAAAACTGGCTATTGAAGCGCGGCTGTCTTTGGGTGCAACGCCGCAGCAGGCATTTTCTTCGTTGTTGCGTGAATCAGTGCGGCGCGGCATCGTACCCAGCATTAACCAGATGTCGGCGGCTGGCATTATTACGCTGCCCGGCATTATGACCGGCCAGATTATTGCAGGCATGGACCCCATTGATGCGGCCAAGTATCAGATTCTGTTGATGTTTTTGCTATGCGGCGCCAGTGGTATGGCTGCAATGGGGGCGGCCTATGGCGCAATGCGCCGGCTGACTGACGAGCGTGGACGTTTGCGGCTGGACCGGCTGGCAGTATCCAAATAG
- a CDS encoding ABC transporter ATP-binding protein: MAEAPPVLRLRGVYSQRLSPVSLDLAAGECAAITGPSGSGKSLLLRQVADLDPGHGEVELDGAPRSGMRGFEWRRKVVYCQAEAGWWDDHVAPHFTDQEQAKALTQELGLSPEKLDALVHELSTGERQRLGLARALAQTPRVLLLDEPTAALDSEATALVERAMHRYLDGGAAILMVTHSPEQAQRLARRGWRMEQGRLEPLWT, encoded by the coding sequence ATGGCTGAAGCGCCGCCCGTTCTCCGCTTGCGCGGCGTTTACAGTCAGCGCCTGTCTCCGGTCAGCCTGGACCTTGCGGCAGGCGAGTGCGCGGCCATCACCGGGCCGTCCGGGTCTGGCAAATCGCTCTTACTGCGTCAGGTAGCGGATTTAGATCCGGGGCACGGTGAAGTTGAACTGGACGGCGCTCCACGATCCGGCATGCGTGGATTTGAATGGCGGCGCAAGGTGGTCTATTGCCAGGCCGAGGCGGGCTGGTGGGATGATCATGTCGCGCCACATTTCACGGACCAGGAACAGGCGAAGGCCTTGACGCAAGAGCTGGGCCTGTCCCCAGAAAAGCTGGACGCTTTGGTGCATGAACTCTCTACCGGCGAACGTCAGCGGCTTGGGCTGGCGCGCGCGCTGGCGCAAACGCCGCGTGTGCTGTTGCTGGACGAACCCACGGCCGCGTTGGATAGCGAGGCGACCGCGCTTGTTGAACGGGCGATGCACCGGTATCTGGACGGCGGCGCAGCGATTTTGATGGTTACGCATAGTCCCGAACAGGCGCAGCGTTTGGCGCGCCGCGGCTGGCGCATGGAGCAGGGCAGATTGGAGCCGCTATGGACGTAA